A stretch of the Zerene cesonia ecotype Mississippi chromosome 4, Zerene_cesonia_1.1, whole genome shotgun sequence genome encodes the following:
- the LOC119839762 gene encoding neuroendocrine convertase 1-like, with protein MTHDGIPGYYDYHKVHNGLESSKDYIDEWTVEVPGGEEVAQLVALELGYEYLGPIRWSEQLFTIKRAKRYPLVDTSEELLRVKRKENYINNKSDGDRNKKNVPSTLFNDELWGYEWYLQDTRTFTDLPRLDLNVLPVYDMGYNGLGVRISILDDGIEHNHTDLRDNYDEEISWDCNDHDSDPFPRFDEQNRNSHGTRCAGEIAMVANNGKCGVGVAWRAKVGGVRMLDGRITDRVEGEAIGYAWDKVDIYSASWGPNDDGKTVEGPGRLAVEAFKRGIEQGRGGKGNIFVWANGNGGGHGDNCNCDGYSSSIYTISIGSASQQGLFPWYGEICSSTLATAYSSGAYKDQKIATTDTNNSCTLGHTGTSAAAPLAVGIIALALHANPNLTWRDVQHLIVWTSEYAPLSQNKGWQVNGVGLRFDVRFGFGLLNAARLVTVALNWITVPKKQISTYTSANASISISPIRPVEVDIYVNDRIHYLEHVELIITIQYTRRGALEIYLVSPQGTKVQVLSPRPKDSSETGFFKWPLTSVATWGENPNGVWKVIVQDSTREPNYGIVEPMTLVIHGTEQMPNHMKNGPRIYKNDDDMMNNEIMNEDDLYDFNENLFPIPGNQESLDYETSFEGDEELFRINHHSKARILDGLGYI; from the exons atgaC TCACGATGGGATACCAGGATATTATGATTATCATAAAGTGCATAATGGACTTGAGAGTTCCAAGGATTATATCGATGAATGGACAGTGGAAGTGCCTGGTGGTGAGGAAGTTGCTCAGCTGGTTGCACTTGAACTAGGATATGAGTACCTCGGACCG ATACGTTGGTCGGAGCAGCTTTTCACCATAAAACGCGCCAAACGATATCCATTGGTGGATACAAGTGAAGAACTGTTAAGAGTAAAGAGAAaagaaaactatataaataataagagcgACGGAGATAGAAACAAGAAAAATGTTCCCAGTACATTGTTCAATGATGAGCTTTGGGGTTATGAATGGTATTTG CAAGACACCCGAACATTCACGGATCTCCCGCGACTTGATCTTAACGTTCTACCAGTTTATGACATGGGGTATAACGGCTTGGGTGTGCGTATATCAATACTGGACGACGGTATCGAACACAACCACACTGATCTGCGAGATAACTAT gacGAGGAAATAAGCTGGGATTGCAATGATCATGATTCGGATCCTTTTCCAAGATTTGACGAACAAAATAGAAATTCACATGGTACCAGATGTGCAGGAGaa ATAGCGATGGTTGCAAACAACGGAAAGTGCGGTGTAGGAGTGGCTTGGCGGGCGAAGGTGGGCGGTGTACGGATGCTTGATGGACGAATCACTGATCGTGTCGAAGGAGAAGCAATAG GATATGCGTGGGATAAGGTTGATATATACAGTGCATCATGGGGTCCCAACGACGATGGGAAAACAGTTGAGGGACCTGGTAGGCTTGCAGTTGAGGCGTTTAAACGTGGAATTGAACag GGTCGAGGTGGAAAGgggaatatatttgtttgggCAAATGGTAATGGAGGTGGTCACGGTGATAATTGCAACTGTGATGG TTACTCATCaagtatttatacaatatcgATAGGCAGCGCGTCGCAGCAAGGCCTGTTCCCGTGGTACGGCGAAATTTGTTCTTCAACTCTTGCCACTGCATACTCCTCTGGTGCTTATAAGGATCAGAAGATA GCTACAACAGATACAAATAATTCATGCACTCTTGGTCACACCGGAACATCGGCTGCCGCTCCATTGGCAGTAGGAATTATAGCTTTAGCACTGCATGCTAA CCCAAATCTTACTTGGCGAGATGTTCAACATTTAATTGTATGGACATCTGAATACGCACCTTTGTCTCAAAATAAAGGATGGCAAGTGAAtgg GGTTGGTTTGCGTTTTGACGTACGATTTGGATTTGGCCTCTTAAATGCGGCCCGCCTTGTAACAGTAGCATTGAACTGGATAACAGTCCCAAAGAAGCAAATATCTACGTACACATCTGC CAATGCCTCCATCAGCATCAGTCCAATACGACCCGTGGAGGTGGATATATATGTGAACGACAGAATACACTACTTGGAGCACGTGGAACTTATAATTACGATACAATACACGAGACGGGGTGCTCTCGAAATTTACTTGGTGTCCCCGCAAG GTACTAAAGTCCAAGTTCTCAGTCCTCGGCCGAAGGACTCTTCAGAAACCGGTTTCTTTAAATGGCCTCTAACATCTGTGGCAACTTGGGGTGAGAACCCTAATGGAGTTTGGAAGGTCATCGTGCAAGATTCG ACTAGGGAGCCGAACTATGGTATCGTGGAACCAATGACCCTGGTTATACATGGAACAGAACAAATGCCAAATCACATGAAAAACGGCCcccgtatttataaaaatgatgatgacatgatgaataatgaaataatgaatgaagACGACTTGtatgatttcaatgaaaatctTTTCCCGATACCAGGGAATCAGGAATCTTTAGATTATGAAACATCTTTCGAGGGGGATGAAGAGCTTTTCAGAATCAATCATCACAGCAAAGCCCGTATCCTTGATGGTCTCGGTTATATTTAA
- the LOC119839559 gene encoding clavesin-2-like, producing the protein MPFIDIAFQAEISRFEDSEFEEVARRNCGEDPDTRKQAIEELRSMILERGICNPRRMDDAYLLRFLRCRRFIPALTHKLMVRYEDFRRKNSYLYDCNAFGLQSVKDVYGGTLPDSPDNGRITLMRFGRWNVEEVPIVDVVRCALLMDEIAAMQPRLQILGVTIIVDLEGLGMRHVRPLTRTVAGQIVALMGVSFPIHIHGVHVINYNWILSSFFSLFKQFIPAAAWARLHFHGNDMSSLHKHIDPVYLPQEYGGRCQHVISTEEWLRKINMYKDEFMVQELRALGFTVDDTKSDGWSDM; encoded by the exons ATGCCGTTCATAGACATCGCATTCCAAGCTGAGATCAGCAGGTTTGAAGACTCGGAGTTCGAAGAGGTAGCTCGGAGGAACTGCGGAGAAGACCCCGACACGAGAAAGCAGGCTATTGAGGAGCTTAGAAGCATGATACTAG AGCGGGGCATATGTAACCCAAGACGTATGGACGATGCCTATTTACTACGGTTTCTACGATGTCGGCGTTTCATCCCCGCCCTGACACATAAATTg ATGGTTCGATATGAGGACTTCCGTAGAAAGAATTCTTATCTCTACGACTGCAATGCGTTTGGACTGCAGAGCGTGAAAGATGTGTACGGAGGCACACTACCCGATAGTCCTGATAATGGCAGGATCACGCTTATGAGGTTcg GTAGGTGGAATGTAGAAGAAGTCCCTATAGTAGACGTAGTACGGTGTGCGTTACTAATGGACGAGATAGCGGCGATGCAGCCTCGCCTGCAGATCCTGGGAGTCACCATCATTGTGGATCTGGAAGGCCTGGGGATGAGGCACGTGCGCCCTCTCACAAGGACGGTAGCTGGACAGATTGTAGCTTTAATGGGG GTGTCATTCCCAATCCACATCCACGGCGTCCACGTGATCAACTACAACTGGATCCTCAGTAGCTTCTTCAGCCTTTTCAAGCAGTTCATTCCAGCAGCCGCGTGGGCTCGTCTCCACTTCCATGGCAACGACATGTCCTCCCTCCACAAGCACATTGATCCGGTGTACCTTCCGCAGGAGTACGGAGGGAGGTGCCAGCACGTCATCAGTACAGAGGAGTGGCTCCGCAAGATCAACATGTACAAGGACGAGTTCATGGTGCAGGAGCTGAGGGCGCTGGGGTTCACGGTGGACGATACCAAAAGTGATGGGTGGAGCGATATGTAG